The following coding sequences are from one Arthrobacter sp. 24S4-2 window:
- a CDS encoding dihydrodipicolinate synthase family protein, with protein sequence MPKNQSNQASLGTPDLPMWGMVATPFDEDLMRIDTASLRRLAAEMTGRGCADLVALGVIAEPASLTPAEKLETLDVLLQSSLGAPIIASVLDVDYEAATKEAAAFSAEFGDSLSALMVSVSVDDAAEFRRRLLGLHAASGLPLVIQDLPRSTGVTISSRDLLASINGLDFIHAIKCESPPTFSRIRELSQGASVRLLSGYGGIGLIEDLRAGATGMACGITRPEVIASVLASWRSGDEKRAANILGEISGLINYETQPGQSIAIRKEHWRRQGVIDHGGVRAPTPPWSPDLDAHSRFYDMV encoded by the coding sequence ATGCCAAAGAATCAGTCGAACCAGGCATCGCTCGGCACGCCTGACCTGCCTATGTGGGGGATGGTGGCCACCCCCTTTGACGAGGACCTCATGCGGATTGATACCGCGTCACTGCGGCGCCTGGCCGCAGAGATGACAGGACGGGGTTGCGCCGACCTTGTTGCCTTGGGGGTCATCGCCGAGCCCGCCAGTCTCACACCTGCCGAGAAGCTGGAGACGCTCGATGTACTGCTTCAGTCTTCGCTGGGTGCGCCCATAATCGCGAGCGTTTTGGACGTCGACTATGAGGCAGCAACAAAAGAGGCCGCTGCATTCTCCGCGGAATTCGGAGATAGCCTTTCAGCCCTGATGGTGTCTGTATCTGTTGACGACGCCGCAGAGTTCCGCCGCCGCCTTCTCGGTTTGCACGCAGCTTCGGGGTTGCCGCTCGTCATTCAGGACCTCCCGCGTTCAACAGGGGTCACCATCAGCAGCCGGGACCTGCTTGCCTCGATTAATGGGCTGGATTTCATACACGCCATCAAGTGCGAATCACCGCCTACATTCAGTCGCATTCGGGAACTCTCACAGGGCGCATCCGTCAGACTCCTAAGCGGTTACGGCGGAATAGGGCTCATTGAGGACCTACGAGCCGGGGCAACAGGGATGGCTTGCGGCATCACCCGGCCTGAAGTTATTGCCTCAGTGCTCGCGAGTTGGCGAAGTGGCGATGAGAAACGGGCCGCCAACATACTCGGTGAAATTTCCGGTCTCATCAACTATGAGACCCAGCCTGGCCAGAGCATAGCCATCAGAAAGGAGCATTGGCGCAGGCAGGGCGTCATAGACCATGGCGGGGTACGTGCACCTACTCCACCATGGTCGCCCGACCTGGATGCACACAGCCGGTTCTACGACATGGTCTGA
- a CDS encoding SHOCT domain-containing protein: protein MAAELALLAELHAKGALSDEEFSAAKLRTLGD, encoded by the coding sequence TTGGCAGCAGAACTGGCTCTCCTTGCAGAGCTCCATGCAAAGGGCGCACTCTCCGACGAGGAATTCAGCGCCGCCAAGCTCCGCACCCTTGGAGACTGA
- a CDS encoding amino acid ABC transporter ATP-binding protein, with protein sequence MTPMVEALGVEKSYGPFQILKGIDLVVRPGEVVCLIGPSGSGKTTFLRCLNHLETIDSGQILIDGDYIGYRRSGDHLQELGPREICKRREQIGMVFQHFNLFPHMTVLENLIEAPTGVMKVPVKSAKEQALSLLKRVGLAEKAHSYPGDLSGGQKQRVAIARALAMKPKMMLFDEPTSALDPELVGEVLAVMNDLASTGMTMVVVTHEMGFARQVADRVVFMADGAVIESGPPSQVIDNPQNKRTIEFLKAVL encoded by the coding sequence ATAACACCAATGGTTGAAGCCCTTGGTGTGGAAAAATCGTACGGCCCATTCCAGATTCTCAAGGGAATTGACCTCGTGGTACGCCCGGGAGAAGTCGTGTGCCTGATCGGGCCTTCCGGATCCGGAAAGACCACTTTTCTGCGTTGCCTGAACCACCTGGAGACTATTGATAGCGGACAAATACTGATCGACGGCGACTACATCGGCTATCGCCGGAGCGGAGACCACTTACAGGAACTGGGTCCTCGCGAGATCTGCAAGCGCCGGGAGCAGATTGGGATGGTTTTCCAGCACTTCAACCTTTTCCCGCACATGACAGTGCTGGAAAACCTTATCGAAGCTCCAACTGGAGTGATGAAGGTTCCCGTGAAGTCGGCCAAGGAACAGGCACTGTCACTACTGAAGCGCGTCGGACTGGCCGAGAAGGCACACTCGTACCCGGGAGATCTCTCCGGTGGCCAGAAGCAACGGGTGGCCATCGCCCGTGCTCTGGCGATGAAACCGAAGATGATGCTCTTTGACGAACCAACCAGCGCCCTGGATCCCGAGCTGGTGGGAGAGGTGCTGGCCGTTATGAATGATTTGGCATCAACGGGAATGACCATGGTGGTCGTCACTCACGAAATGGGGTTTGCCCGCCAGGTTGCAGACCGGGTGGTTTTCATGGCAGATGGCGCTGTGATTGAAAGTGGACCACCCTCACAGGTCATCGACAATCCACAAAACAAACGAACCATTGAATTCCTGAAAGCGGTGCTCTGA
- a CDS encoding alpha/beta hydrolase, which produces MPQELLRGAVSYMNVAYAAPLGWRPLTLDIHVPKDGVGPHPVVVYVHGGSFLGGITAMGPWRSLPASGVAVVSVSYRLSGEAQFPEPIEDIRAAIRWARARAAEFNLNPSSIALWGSSAGAYLAEMAGITADLSIGQPIGDNLAESARVTAIINHYGISSFATLREDSFENSPAEKDALDRIVRQFLGFDPYREPGRLESTSPLGLAAQRDEVPPFIFMHGASDRRVGIGQSRRLHEGLIALGHRSKFVAVPGADHNDPIFSETAALKLVLDFLRETWAQPAPNLSNEADA; this is translated from the coding sequence ATGCCCCAGGAACTGCTGCGGGGCGCCGTCAGCTACATGAACGTCGCCTACGCGGCGCCGCTGGGCTGGCGCCCGCTGACGCTGGATATTCATGTACCCAAGGACGGCGTCGGGCCCCACCCAGTTGTCGTGTACGTTCACGGCGGCAGCTTCCTCGGCGGCATCACGGCTATGGGCCCATGGAGGTCCCTGCCCGCATCCGGGGTAGCCGTTGTTTCGGTTTCATACCGGCTTTCCGGCGAGGCACAGTTCCCTGAGCCCATTGAAGACATCCGAGCGGCAATCCGATGGGCCAGGGCTAGAGCCGCAGAATTCAATCTCAATCCTTCCTCCATCGCCCTCTGGGGAAGCTCTGCAGGGGCCTACTTGGCTGAAATGGCAGGCATAACCGCCGATTTATCCATCGGGCAACCCATCGGCGATAACTTGGCCGAGTCGGCGCGCGTAACAGCAATCATCAATCACTACGGAATCTCCAGCTTCGCAACACTCCGCGAAGACTCGTTCGAGAACAGTCCGGCTGAGAAGGACGCGTTGGATAGAATCGTCCGCCAGTTCCTAGGATTTGATCCGTACCGTGAACCAGGCCGCCTGGAGTCAACCAGCCCGCTTGGACTGGCTGCACAGCGCGATGAGGTACCTCCCTTCATCTTCATGCACGGAGCCAGTGACCGCAGAGTCGGGATAGGGCAAAGCCGGCGTCTCCATGAGGGGCTTATCGCCCTCGGTCACCGCTCCAAATTCGTCGCCGTGCCCGGTGCAGACCACAACGACCCGATTTTCAGCGAGACGGCGGCGCTCAAGCTTGTACTCGACTTTCTCCGCGAGACCTGGGCCCAGCCCGCGCCCAACTTATCCAACGAGGCCGATGCCTAA
- a CDS encoding TetR/AcrR family transcriptional regulator, giving the protein MSATIPAPERSTPRQPLSRGEVVDAAIRIVDSQGIEALSMRGLAQELNVYPSAIYWHAGNKAQLLSLIYKRLMQDLQLPDATALEWDEWVLAMASAVRDEFGKHPDLAARWGSQLQVTSSGLEFAEQVLKVLSRGGFSDVQLPLVYNTVSAAIFGWITAEFATEPADAEEEWQSYLEKHVSESISQLPTINRHRKNLLNQAFSLRWESGQKAPMKASFEFSMRVMVEGLKSLKT; this is encoded by the coding sequence ATGTCGGCCACAATTCCGGCGCCCGAACGTAGTACGCCCCGTCAGCCGTTGAGCCGTGGAGAGGTAGTTGACGCTGCCATCAGGATCGTAGACAGCCAAGGCATCGAAGCGCTGAGCATGCGAGGCCTGGCACAAGAACTGAATGTGTACCCTTCGGCGATTTACTGGCATGCGGGCAACAAGGCCCAGTTGCTATCGCTGATTTACAAACGCCTTATGCAGGATCTGCAGCTACCCGATGCGACTGCCTTGGAATGGGACGAATGGGTTCTCGCCATGGCCTCCGCGGTTCGAGACGAATTTGGGAAGCACCCGGACTTGGCAGCGCGATGGGGTTCCCAGCTTCAGGTCACCTCCAGCGGATTGGAGTTCGCCGAGCAGGTTCTCAAGGTTTTAAGCCGGGGAGGATTCTCCGACGTCCAGCTGCCCCTCGTCTACAACACAGTGTCGGCGGCGATTTTCGGTTGGATAACCGCGGAGTTCGCCACCGAGCCAGCAGATGCAGAAGAAGAATGGCAGAGCTATCTTGAAAAGCACGTGTCCGAAAGCATCAGTCAACTCCCGACCATCAACCGACACCGCAAGAACCTGTTGAACCAGGCCTTCTCATTGCGGTGGGAATCAGGACAGAAGGCCCCCATGAAAGCTAGCTTCGAGTTTTCGATGCGCGTTATGGTTGAAGGTCTCAAAAGCCTCAAGACATGA
- a CDS encoding MFS transporter, with amino-acid sequence MSLPDLTKAPATESTTGHRTSRPTLAKLGGRALFFLLILDLAYFINAMDRQVFAVLLPDIKTAYGLTGGQTGIIATIFTLGMGLAGIPAGYLADRFGRKKIILISLVIFSVSCALQATATGITDMTLWRVLSGVGEGMQIAALFAAVGAYFSRNRGFALGSVSAAFGLGGFTGPLLGGAILSATGDWRAPLVVFGGIGLVILLMVLVLVPKSVTEVGRMQIPDTSSSSATTNGLRFLNRRVVCSVFVAIAGGFAIYGYLGLYPTYLREALGFTASESGLAASMFGIGALGALVGGAIADRVDQRLLNVAGLLGIMALGVAIFGFSTPLPLQMIFSALLGAAFSGIVVTNTSTLMQRSVDVKYVGRVSGLMIAAMYIPASASGYFVTSMQGSFGWQTAGIIQLTVIPIIGLVAMALMGKTPARTDS; translated from the coding sequence ATGTCACTTCCCGACCTCACCAAGGCGCCGGCCACGGAATCAACGACCGGGCATCGCACCAGCCGCCCAACGCTAGCCAAGCTGGGTGGACGTGCTCTCTTCTTCCTCCTCATCCTGGATCTCGCGTACTTCATCAATGCCATGGACCGGCAGGTCTTCGCGGTCCTGCTTCCGGACATCAAGACGGCCTATGGCCTCACCGGCGGCCAGACAGGCATCATTGCGACCATCTTCACCCTCGGCATGGGTCTGGCGGGTATCCCTGCTGGCTACCTCGCGGACCGATTCGGGCGTAAGAAGATCATCCTGATCAGTCTCGTCATATTCTCGGTCAGCTGCGCTCTCCAAGCGACGGCCACCGGGATCACCGACATGACGCTGTGGCGCGTCCTCTCCGGCGTCGGTGAAGGTATGCAGATTGCGGCGCTCTTTGCGGCAGTAGGCGCCTACTTCAGCCGTAACCGCGGGTTCGCGCTCGGCTCCGTCAGCGCAGCATTCGGCCTGGGCGGCTTCACCGGACCACTACTCGGCGGAGCCATCCTGTCAGCGACGGGAGACTGGCGAGCGCCCCTGGTCGTCTTCGGCGGAATCGGACTCGTCATTCTTCTCATGGTTCTCGTCCTTGTACCGAAGTCCGTCACCGAGGTCGGCCGCATGCAAATACCAGACACGTCATCCTCATCGGCGACCACGAACGGTCTGCGTTTCCTGAACCGTCGTGTGGTGTGCAGCGTATTCGTCGCGATCGCCGGCGGTTTCGCGATCTACGGCTATCTGGGGTTGTACCCGACCTATCTTCGTGAAGCGCTTGGATTCACAGCTTCAGAGTCTGGTTTGGCGGCTAGCATGTTCGGCATCGGTGCCCTGGGAGCGCTCGTCGGCGGCGCAATCGCCGACCGTGTCGATCAAAGACTGCTCAACGTGGCAGGTTTGCTCGGAATCATGGCACTGGGGGTGGCCATCTTCGGCTTCTCCACTCCACTTCCCCTCCAGATGATCTTCTCGGCTCTCCTTGGCGCTGCGTTCAGCGGAATCGTCGTCACGAACACCAGCACCCTGATGCAGCGGTCGGTGGACGTCAAGTACGTCGGGCGAGTGAGTGGCCTAATGATCGCAGCGATGTATATTCCCGCCAGCGCTTCCGGTTACTTCGTCACGTCCATGCAAGGCAGCTTTGGGTGGCAGACCGCCGGAATCATCCAGCTGACAGTCATTCCGATCATCGGCTTGGTCGCCATGGCCCTGATGGGCAAGACGCCTGCCCGCACCGACTCATAG
- a CDS encoding ATP-binding protein translates to MSRLDTETKRKLREMNAGELLEAIDTQDETLSISLPFEDRLRLVVDDAYASFTHAKVTGLIRRAGLRYPNADLRRIDLLDERGLDRPLLSQLGTCSFVARQQNVVFQGFTGSGKSYLGCAIAKRACEHRIRAHYVRMPDLEEAWVAAQDTLGGSGKFLRKYAAFTLLVIDEWLLDRPTESMRTMLLELMERRYGETSTVFCTQYSQKDWHQRLGSGVHADAIMDRIIHNTIWIETGNYNMREHTALATA, encoded by the coding sequence ATGAGCCGCCTGGACACGGAAACCAAACGCAAGCTGCGGGAGATGAACGCGGGCGAGCTGCTGGAGGCCATAGATACTCAAGACGAGACGCTGAGCATCAGCCTGCCGTTCGAAGATCGTCTCCGGCTGGTCGTCGATGACGCCTACGCGTCGTTCACCCATGCCAAAGTCACCGGCCTGATCCGGCGGGCGGGGCTGCGCTACCCGAACGCTGACCTGCGCCGCATCGACCTCCTCGATGAGCGAGGTCTTGACCGGCCGCTGCTGAGCCAGCTCGGCACCTGCTCGTTCGTGGCGCGGCAGCAGAACGTTGTCTTCCAAGGGTTCACCGGGTCGGGGAAGTCCTACCTGGGATGCGCGATCGCTAAACGCGCATGCGAACACCGTATCCGCGCGCATTACGTCCGCATGCCCGACCTCGAGGAAGCCTGGGTCGCCGCCCAAGACACCCTTGGCGGATCCGGCAAGTTCCTGCGCAAGTATGCGGCATTCACCCTGCTGGTCATTGATGAGTGGTTGCTGGATCGGCCCACGGAATCGATGCGCACCATGCTGCTGGAACTGATGGAACGCCGCTACGGGGAGACGTCAACAGTGTTCTGCACCCAGTACTCGCAGAAGGACTGGCACCAGCGGCTCGGCTCCGGCGTTCACGCCGACGCGATCATGGACCGGATCATCCACAACACGATCTGGATCGAGACAGGCAATTACAACATGCGCGAACACACAGCACTCGCAACCGCCTAG
- a CDS encoding FAD-dependent monooxygenase, whose product MSHDSPSSAVLSAPQAETASRSVLVVGASMAGLSAAAQLSAIGYQITVVERAPQLRLMGSPIDVRGEALEVAKRMGILDLIRANKVASHDRPVFTTFVDASGEAVAQLPLEMANDSVADIEVSREALIKILNEQIDPSAEFIYEDWPTSLDEDELGVAVTLASGLKRTFDIVVAADGIHSSVRRLLMGPESLFCKHLGAYYAIFDLPIGAKGVSNESRTYNSPQGMAGINDYGNRCFGAFSFRAPEIDYDFRDPSAQKQLLIDAFADERGWHVPYLLEAASSSTEIYFDSVSQVHMPRWSKGRVVFVGDAAHAASLFSGRGTSLAMLGTSILADELVAARYDHAQAFDRYEARLRPTVHRAQEGVMETRDFIVPVTQDEIDARNRQFPLRILVS is encoded by the coding sequence ATGTCCCACGATTCCCCATCTTCCGCCGTCCTTTCAGCCCCGCAGGCGGAAACGGCCTCCCGCAGCGTGCTCGTTGTCGGAGCCAGCATGGCCGGGCTGTCAGCTGCTGCACAATTGTCAGCTATCGGATACCAGATCACCGTTGTCGAACGAGCACCTCAACTACGTTTGATGGGGTCACCGATCGACGTACGCGGAGAGGCTCTGGAAGTCGCCAAGAGGATGGGAATCCTGGATCTCATCCGCGCAAACAAAGTGGCCAGCCATGACCGGCCGGTTTTCACGACGTTCGTTGATGCCTCAGGTGAGGCGGTGGCCCAACTTCCCTTGGAGATGGCCAACGACTCTGTCGCCGACATCGAAGTTTCGCGCGAGGCACTGATCAAGATCCTCAATGAGCAGATCGATCCTTCCGCAGAGTTCATCTATGAGGACTGGCCCACTTCTCTGGATGAGGACGAACTTGGCGTTGCGGTGACGCTTGCGAGTGGGTTGAAGCGAACGTTTGACATTGTTGTCGCTGCCGATGGAATCCATTCTTCCGTTCGTCGGCTCCTCATGGGACCTGAGTCGCTGTTCTGCAAGCATCTCGGCGCCTACTACGCGATCTTTGACCTGCCCATTGGCGCCAAGGGCGTATCAAACGAAAGCCGCACGTACAACTCCCCCCAGGGTATGGCCGGCATCAACGACTACGGGAACAGGTGCTTTGGTGCATTTTCCTTCCGCGCCCCTGAAATCGACTACGACTTCAGGGATCCGTCAGCACAGAAGCAGCTCTTGATCGACGCCTTCGCCGACGAACGCGGATGGCACGTACCCTACCTCCTGGAAGCCGCAAGCTCCTCCACGGAGATCTACTTTGACTCGGTCAGTCAAGTCCACATGCCGCGATGGTCTAAAGGGCGGGTGGTGTTTGTGGGGGACGCCGCCCACGCCGCTTCGCTCTTTTCCGGCCGGGGTACGTCACTTGCCATGCTTGGGACCTCGATCCTGGCCGACGAACTCGTGGCAGCTAGATACGATCACGCTCAAGCCTTCGACCGCTACGAAGCGCGGCTTCGACCGACGGTACACCGCGCCCAAGAGGGGGTCATGGAAACACGTGACTTCATTGTGCCGGTCACTCAGGACGAGATCGACGCTCGCAACCGACAGTTCCCACTCAGGATCCTCGTGTCCTGA
- a CDS encoding phosphotriesterase, which translates to MSVINTAAGPIPPSDLGPTLAHEHLLINLMAERRGDGLLNDPELLTAELQVFAEQGGGTIFDLTTAELTRGTLPSADSRFSGAVPGETRDPANVTAVAAIAKAAGVNVVMGTGHYRDPFLDRDFFDRNDSNRLAEDLVRDLTIGFGNTGIKAGLIGEIGADKWYISAAEERSFRAAARAHKATNAAIYTHAARWDVGLAQLDLLAEENVNPVRVAVGHVDTVPIKGFALEVAKRGAYVGLDTINSATKEVVQHRVALVMELVQAGYTDRILLSHDVCLTSHLRTGGGNGFGFILGPFRDALLARGLAAEEFSSIVTENPARLIEF; encoded by the coding sequence ATGAGCGTCATCAACACCGCTGCAGGTCCCATTCCTCCGTCTGACTTGGGCCCGACCCTCGCGCATGAACATCTCCTGATCAATCTGATGGCCGAACGACGTGGGGACGGCCTGCTCAACGATCCGGAGCTACTCACAGCCGAGCTCCAAGTCTTCGCAGAACAGGGAGGCGGCACGATTTTCGATCTCACCACCGCGGAACTAACGAGGGGAACACTTCCGTCAGCAGATTCCCGTTTTTCAGGAGCAGTACCGGGAGAAACCAGGGATCCGGCAAATGTAACCGCCGTGGCTGCCATCGCGAAAGCTGCTGGCGTAAACGTTGTAATGGGCACCGGACATTACCGCGACCCGTTCCTTGACCGAGACTTCTTCGATAGAAATGACAGCAACCGACTCGCTGAAGACCTCGTCAGGGACCTGACCATTGGGTTCGGTAACACCGGTATCAAGGCAGGACTTATCGGTGAGATCGGTGCAGACAAATGGTACATCTCGGCCGCCGAAGAGCGCTCCTTCCGGGCGGCAGCACGGGCGCATAAGGCAACGAACGCGGCCATATACACACACGCAGCACGCTGGGACGTGGGATTGGCCCAGCTTGACCTGTTGGCCGAGGAGAACGTGAACCCTGTCCGGGTTGCCGTGGGCCACGTAGACACCGTGCCAATCAAAGGTTTCGCTCTGGAAGTAGCAAAGCGAGGAGCCTATGTAGGCCTGGATACCATCAATTCAGCGACCAAAGAGGTTGTCCAGCACAGGGTTGCCTTGGTCATGGAACTCGTGCAGGCCGGCTACACAGACCGTATCCTGTTATCTCACGATGTCTGCCTGACCTCTCATCTGCGCACCGGTGGAGGAAACGGTTTTGGCTTCATTCTGGGACCCTTCCGCGATGCGCTACTTGCCCGGGGTCTCGCTGCAGAAGAATTCTCAAGCATAGTCACGGAGAACCCCGCAAGGCTGATTGAATTCTAG
- the istA gene encoding IS21 family transposase, translating into MVRKIKAKLVLQLRNQGLSGRAISLAQGMSRHSVQAVIDAANQLGLGWDDVAEKSEGEVYLALFPGRGVRESVFAQPDWVQVHRELARVGVTLKLLHQEYLDGCSRAGQAAMSYDRFCRLYGDYANVTGASSRVGHKAGRSVEVDWSGPTMQLVDPATGEISKVYLFVACLPFSRYAFVEATLDMRQESWLRAHAAMFAFFSGTVPRIVPDNLKTGVISHPREGEVVLNDAYREMAAHYSAAVLPGRVRHPKDKASVENTVSHVATWVIAGLRQEQFTSLVQLRARIREQIDAYNRQPFQKREGSRLSVFTAEEKPLLQPLPAVTFEISTWTYGRKVGRNGHVVWAKNFYSVPFTHIGAHVDLRVTDTMLEIYRGDERLTSHLLLPVTTTNQYRTNEADLPEGHSWQAWDRARIDAWALRMGPATGTVIEKIFESVRIEEAGYDPALAVLRLSRRFSPARVEAACRLALRGPIRSPRYAHLRPILDTGQDKTGHVEEPDDEDGGYVRGSSYYAGGTR; encoded by the coding sequence ATGGTACGGAAGATCAAGGCGAAGCTCGTCTTGCAGTTGCGTAACCAGGGCCTGTCCGGCAGAGCGATCTCGCTCGCTCAGGGCATGTCCAGGCACAGCGTTCAGGCGGTGATCGATGCCGCGAATCAGCTCGGGCTCGGTTGGGACGACGTTGCGGAGAAGTCTGAGGGCGAGGTGTATCTGGCGCTGTTTCCCGGTCGCGGGGTGCGGGAGAGCGTGTTCGCGCAGCCGGACTGGGTCCAGGTGCACCGCGAGCTGGCCAGGGTTGGCGTGACGTTGAAGCTGCTGCACCAGGAGTATCTCGACGGGTGCAGTCGGGCCGGGCAAGCGGCGATGAGTTATGACCGGTTCTGCAGGCTTTACGGCGATTACGCCAACGTCACTGGCGCGTCGTCTCGGGTCGGCCATAAGGCCGGCCGCAGCGTCGAGGTCGACTGGTCCGGGCCGACGATGCAGCTCGTTGACCCGGCAACGGGAGAGATCTCGAAGGTGTATTTGTTCGTCGCATGCCTGCCGTTCAGCAGATATGCGTTCGTGGAGGCGACGTTGGATATGCGGCAGGAGTCGTGGCTGCGCGCGCATGCGGCGATGTTCGCATTCTTCAGCGGCACGGTCCCGCGGATCGTCCCCGACAACCTCAAGACCGGGGTGATCTCTCACCCGCGCGAGGGCGAAGTCGTCCTCAACGACGCCTATCGCGAGATGGCGGCGCATTATTCGGCGGCGGTACTTCCGGGCCGGGTGCGGCACCCGAAAGACAAAGCCAGCGTCGAAAACACTGTCTCCCACGTCGCCACCTGGGTGATTGCGGGTCTGAGGCAGGAGCAGTTCACCAGCCTGGTGCAGCTGCGGGCCCGGATTCGGGAGCAGATCGATGCCTACAACCGACAGCCGTTCCAGAAGCGGGAAGGCTCCCGGCTGAGCGTGTTCACGGCCGAGGAGAAGCCGCTGCTGCAACCGTTGCCGGCGGTGACTTTCGAGATCAGCACCTGGACATATGGGCGCAAAGTAGGCCGGAACGGACACGTGGTCTGGGCAAAAAACTTCTACTCCGTCCCGTTCACCCACATCGGCGCGCATGTTGATCTTCGCGTCACGGACACCATGCTCGAGATCTATCGGGGTGATGAGCGCCTGACCAGCCACCTGCTGCTGCCCGTGACGACGACAAACCAGTATCGGACGAACGAAGCCGACCTTCCCGAGGGGCACAGCTGGCAAGCCTGGGACCGAGCCCGGATCGACGCCTGGGCGTTACGGATGGGACCGGCGACCGGGACCGTGATCGAGAAGATCTTCGAGTCAGTCCGCATCGAGGAAGCCGGCTACGACCCAGCACTGGCGGTCCTGCGCCTGTCTCGTAGGTTCTCACCAGCCCGGGTGGAAGCCGCATGCCGGCTCGCGCTGCGCGGTCCGATACGATCGCCCCGTTACGCCCACCTGCGGCCGATCCTGGACACCGGGCAGGACAAAACCGGGCACGTCGAGGAGCCTGATGACGAAGATGGCGGATACGTGCGCGGCAGCTCCTACTACGCAGGAGGGACCCGATGA
- a CDS encoding aspartate aminotransferase family protein yields the protein MIDRAKGVWLIDTEGKEYLDGCSGAVVTSIGHGNPDVLAAINEQAVKVTFTHRGAFATEASEKLAAKIAQMTGYPGVWLVGSGSEAVEAAIQFALQYFREIGQPERQHFLSHRHGYHGNTLGALSLSGHARRTVLGGLAYDFPTLRTPYQYRDGEGLSEANYCQVLLTEARTHLENHSGHLAGVVIEAVGGATLGATPVPDGYLQGMRELCDEFGVLLIVDEVMTCVGRTGAMMAVDHWNVKPDLIAMGKGMAAGYAPIAAVLVGERVLAAIENGTGRILGGHTYAGNPLSCATALAVLDVFTKDQVLAHGQRMAKELEEGLDRLATRHTLVGDARGLGMLRALEFVQDRTKKSVALPQGTISSRVFSACLEQGLVVYPSTGGFNESILVAPPLTISSEEITDLLSKLDTALAAVERRMQEAGEITLDSTSA from the coding sequence GTGATCGATCGAGCCAAAGGTGTTTGGCTGATCGACACCGAGGGCAAGGAATACCTCGACGGCTGCTCAGGTGCAGTCGTGACAAGCATCGGTCACGGCAACCCGGATGTGCTGGCAGCAATCAATGAACAAGCCGTCAAGGTCACCTTCACACATCGAGGCGCTTTCGCCACGGAAGCGTCCGAGAAACTTGCGGCCAAGATCGCACAGATGACCGGCTACCCTGGGGTCTGGCTGGTCGGCAGCGGCTCTGAAGCGGTAGAAGCGGCGATTCAATTCGCACTCCAGTACTTCCGTGAAATCGGTCAGCCGGAACGACAGCACTTTCTCTCGCACAGACACGGTTACCACGGCAACACCCTGGGCGCCTTGTCCTTGTCCGGACACGCCCGCCGAACTGTGCTCGGCGGACTGGCTTACGATTTCCCGACGCTTCGCACCCCGTACCAGTACCGGGACGGGGAAGGACTCAGCGAAGCCAATTACTGTCAGGTGCTTCTGACCGAAGCGCGGACCCACCTGGAAAATCACTCCGGGCATCTGGCTGGCGTCGTCATCGAAGCAGTAGGGGGTGCAACCCTTGGAGCCACACCAGTGCCCGACGGTTACCTCCAAGGCATGCGGGAACTGTGCGACGAGTTCGGTGTCCTGCTGATTGTGGATGAGGTGATGACGTGTGTGGGCCGCACCGGCGCAATGATGGCTGTGGACCACTGGAACGTAAAACCGGACCTGATCGCCATGGGCAAAGGCATGGCCGCCGGGTACGCACCAATCGCGGCCGTCCTGGTGGGCGAACGAGTGCTCGCCGCCATCGAAAACGGCACCGGACGGATCCTAGGTGGACACACGTACGCGGGAAATCCTCTTTCCTGCGCAACAGCGTTGGCCGTGCTGGACGTCTTCACGAAAGATCAGGTATTGGCGCACGGCCAGAGGATGGCGAAGGAGTTGGAAGAAGGCCTCGACAGGCTCGCGACGCGCCATACTCTTGTCGGCGACGCGAGGGGACTGGGGATGCTCCGCGCTCTCGAATTCGTCCAGGACCGCACGAAAAAGTCAGTCGCCCTGCCACAAGGAACGATAAGCTCACGCGTATTCTCGGCTTGCCTGGAACAGGGCCTGGTCGTGTACCCGTCAACTGGCGGTTTCAACGAATCCATACTTGTTGCCCCACCTCTTACTATCTCCTCGGAAGAAATCACCGATCTTCTCTCGAAACTGGACACAGCACTGGCCGCCGTGGAAAGACGGATGCAGGAAGCCGGAGAAATTACCCTCGACAGCACTTCGGCATGA